The nucleotide sequence GGCCATTTCCGGCCATGATCCCAAAGATTCCACCTGCGCCAAAAATGACGTGCCCGACTACACAGCCGGGCTGGATGCCGGGGTCAAGGGCCTGACCTTCGGCATTCCGGTTGAATACCAAAACGCCGGGGGCATGGACCCCGGGGTCAAAGCGGCGGTGGAAAAGGCGGTTGCCCAGCTCACCGATGCCGGTGCCAAATGCGTGGAGATCTCCCTTCCCCAAACCGAGCATGCCGTGGCCGCCTATTATTTGATCGCCCCCGCAGAGGCAAGCTCCAACCTGGCCCGCTATGACGGGGTCAAGTACGGATACCGGCACAAGGAGGCCGGGGGTTTGAAGCAGATGTATGAACAAACCCGCTCCAGGGGTTTTGGCCCGGAGGTCAAGCGGCGGATTCTGCTGGGCACCTATGCCCTTTCAGCCGGTTATTACGATGCCTATTACAAAAAGGCCTCCCAGGTCAGGACCCTGATCCGAAACGATTTTGCCGCTGCATTTGAAACCTGCGACGTCATTGTCTCCCCCACGGCCCCCACGCCGGCGTTCGGGCTGGGAGAGAAAACCGATGACCCGCTGCAGATGTATCTGTCTGACATTTTCACCCTGTCAGCCAACCTGGCCGGCATTCCCGGCCTATCGCTTCCGTGCGGGTTTTCCGAAAGCGGACTGCCCATCGGCCTGCAGATGATGGCCCCGCACTTTGCCGAAGCCAGACTGTTGCAGGCGGCATACGCCTTTGAGCAGGCCGCCGGGGTCTGCGGTCAAAAACCGGATCTGCCGACGGCTTAAAAACAGCGCTTAACACCAGAAGCAAACCCGAAAAGGGGGAAAATCCTGATGCAGCCCAAAAAGGAAGATTTACGAAAAGCGGTAAAATGGATCAGCCAGGTCAAAAAATACGAACGCCCGGATGCGCCCAACCAGGACCTGGTGGAGGAGGCATCCAGAAACTTTGATCTTTCGCCCACTGACACCGAATTTCTGTATCGTTTCCTGCGGGGCGAAGTCGATGCCCCCGGCCAGTAACCCGCCCGGGGGTCTATGGAAATGACAGCCATCCGCATTTTGCCGGAAATTTTGTCCAACCAGATCGCTGCCGGCGAGGTGGTGGAGCGGCCGGCCTCCGTGGTCAAGGAACTGATGGAAAACGCCATTGACGCCCAAAGCGGCCGGATCCGGGTGGAAATCGAGCAGGGCGGCCGGTCCCTGATCCGGGTCTCTGACAACGGCGCAGGGATGGACCAGGACAATGCCCTGCTCTCCATTGAGCGTTATGCCACCAGCAAGATCCGGCACGCCGAAGACCTGCACGCCATTTCCAGCCTGGGATTCAGGGGCGAGGCCCTGCCCAGCATTGCCGCGGTTTCCCGCTTCCGCATGGTCACCCGCAGCCGGCAGGCCGATACCGCCACCGAGATCATCGTCGACGGCGGAAAAATCAAGGCCGTCAACCAGACCGGGGCCCCGGCCGGCACCCTGATCAGTGTCAGCCAGCTTTTTTTCAACACCCCGGCCCGGCGCAAGTTTTTAAAAACCGTGAACACGGAAATGGGCCATATTTCCGAAACCATTGCCTGCATTGCCCTTTCCCGGCCCGATATCGGATTCCAGCTTTTGCACAACAAAAAGCCGGTCCGGGACTGGCCCAAAACTGCAGAGCCGGCCGAACGGGTGGCCGATGTCCTGGGAAGCCAGTTTTTACCCCTGCTCTATCCCCTGGAATACAAAGACAGCCGCGCCCGGATCTCCGGCTGGGTGGCCGATGCCTCTGCCACCCGGAGTTCCACGGCCCGGATCTACGTGTTTGTCAATGGCCGGTTTATCCGGGACCGGGGCATTATCTACGCCCTTTGCGAAGGCTTTCGGGGGCGGCTCATGAAGGGGCGTTTTCCGGTGGCGGTGGTATTTCTGGATCTGCCGGCAGAAGAAGTGGATGTCAACGTGCACCCGGCCAAGCAGGAAGTGCGGTTTTTGCATCAAAAAGACGTGCTTGGGGCCGTGCGCAGGGCTGTTGAAAACACCTGGCAGCGCCCGCAGACACGCCCTGCGGCCCGCATGGAAAAAAAGGGATTGCCGTGGGAACAGACAAGCCTGTTTGAGCCAAAAACCGCATACCAACCCCTTTCACAGAGACCTGAATCCGCCCCCGCACCTTCTCCTGAACCGCAAACCCGGGTTCACGACCCGATTTCTTTACAATCCCCGGCTGAAACTTCTCCCGAGGCCGCCCCGGTGCCGCATGAATTCGGTTTTTTTGCAGATGCGGCCATCATCGGCCAGTTCCGAAACACTTACATTATCTGCGAAAGGCCCGATGAACTGCTGCTGGTGGACCAGCACGCCGCCCATGAGCGCATCGTATACGAGCAGCTGGCCGCTGCGGGCAAAAATCACGCAAGACCCCCGGTCCAGCGGTTGCTGATGCCCGAAACCGTGGAGCTCACCTACCGGCAGGCCCCGGTCATCGAGCAGCTACTTGGAGAATTTAACGCCATGGGCTTTGAAATCGAACCTTTCGGGGACCGAACCTTTGTGGTCCAGGCCGTGCCGGAAATGCTCGGAGGTGAGGGCATCGGCCGGCTTGTGGCCGACATGGCCGAAGCCGCGGAAACCACGGGGGCAGCCCCGGAGCTTTCCCGGCTCAAAGACAAATGCCTCATTGTCATGGCCTGCCACGGCGCCATCCGGGCCAACCAGAGACTTGCGCCCGAACAGATGGCCGCCCTGCTCAAAGATCTCGATGCCTGCCAAAACCCCTTTCACTGCCCCCACGGCCGGCCCACGGTAATCCGGTGGCCGGTTTCGCACCTGGAAAAGCGGTTTCACCGGATCGTATGAAAATCCGTCATTTGTCAGGAAGGAAGTCCAGGGTCGGCGCCGGTTTTTTCGCCCCTGGACTTCCTTGGAAGGGTTTCTGTCGGGCCAGCCCACGGGACCGGGCATGAAAACAACGCTTTTTAAGACTTGATGCTCTCGTAAAAGTCTGATTTTAGATGGTGGCGTAAAAAGTTCAAGATCAAGGCTTGCGCAATTTCGAAGAATGCAGCGTAGTTATCCGTACGTGAAATTCTGAGAAATTGCGCATAACGCAGATATTGGACTTTTACGGTGCCATCAAGACTTGGATGTGTTCCTTCCGACTCCCTTGGTGTGAAACTTTGCACACAGCCGGCCATGATGCCGGCCCGGGGGTGATTTGCGAGTCGCATTGAGCGCGCAGGCGGTCAGCAGGGAGCAAACCGCCACCGGGCCGGCATCATCCGAAGGAGGCGGCGCGCAAAAGGGGTTTCCAAGCGGAAATCAAGCCTTTGGGAGGCTCCTGAAGCGCGGAAATTGGCTTTCCCGCAGCCGGGGTCAGCCAAGGCGCTTTTTTAAGACCTCGTTGACCACCTGAGGATTGGCCTTGCCCCTGCTCTCCTTCATGACCTGGCCGACGAAAAATCCCATGAGCTTTTTCCTGC is from Desulfosalsimonas propionicica and encodes:
- the gatA gene encoding Asp-tRNA(Asn)/Glu-tRNA(Gln) amidotransferase subunit GatA: MTSTKLYELTIHEAGGLLAKRQISARELSDAVFDRIRQLDTEIGAYITVAKDAARQQAKQADAHIRAGSAGPLTGIPLGIKDLICTKGIATTCASRMLADFVPPYNATVMEKLFSAGAVMTGKLNMDEFAMGSSTENSAFQITRNPWDRSRTPGGSSGGSAAAVAADMCLGALGSDTGGSIRQPAAHCGVVGLKPTYGRVSRYGLVAFASSLDQIGPLAKDVTDAAILLGAISGHDPKDSTCAKNDVPDYTAGLDAGVKGLTFGIPVEYQNAGGMDPGVKAAVEKAVAQLTDAGAKCVEISLPQTEHAVAAYYLIAPAEASSNLARYDGVKYGYRHKEAGGLKQMYEQTRSRGFGPEVKRRILLGTYALSAGYYDAYYKKASQVRTLIRNDFAAAFETCDVIVSPTAPTPAFGLGEKTDDPLQMYLSDIFTLSANLAGIPGLSLPCGFSESGLPIGLQMMAPHFAEARLLQAAYAFEQAAGVCGQKPDLPTA
- the mutL gene encoding DNA mismatch repair endonuclease MutL; amino-acid sequence: MTAIRILPEILSNQIAAGEVVERPASVVKELMENAIDAQSGRIRVEIEQGGRSLIRVSDNGAGMDQDNALLSIERYATSKIRHAEDLHAISSLGFRGEALPSIAAVSRFRMVTRSRQADTATEIIVDGGKIKAVNQTGAPAGTLISVSQLFFNTPARRKFLKTVNTEMGHISETIACIALSRPDIGFQLLHNKKPVRDWPKTAEPAERVADVLGSQFLPLLYPLEYKDSRARISGWVADASATRSSTARIYVFVNGRFIRDRGIIYALCEGFRGRLMKGRFPVAVVFLDLPAEEVDVNVHPAKQEVRFLHQKDVLGAVRRAVENTWQRPQTRPAARMEKKGLPWEQTSLFEPKTAYQPLSQRPESAPAPSPEPQTRVHDPISLQSPAETSPEAAPVPHEFGFFADAAIIGQFRNTYIICERPDELLLVDQHAAHERIVYEQLAAAGKNHARPPVQRLLMPETVELTYRQAPVIEQLLGEFNAMGFEIEPFGDRTFVVQAVPEMLGGEGIGRLVADMAEAAETTGAAPELSRLKDKCLIVMACHGAIRANQRLAPEQMAALLKDLDACQNPFHCPHGRPTVIRWPVSHLEKRFHRIV